Proteins from a genomic interval of Parvivirga hydrogeniphila:
- a CDS encoding phage holin family protein, translated as MKFVVRMLVSAAAVFGVAYLSGGALLSVDSFWPAAVYAAVALAVVNAVVRPVVRVLTFPVTLLTLGLFGLVVNALMLYIVDWVVPGVSTTGFWQTVVASVLISFASSVAGKLLEGDDD; from the coding sequence ATGAAGTTCGTGGTACGCATGCTGGTCTCGGCAGCAGCCGTTTTCGGAGTGGCGTATCTGAGCGGCGGGGCGCTGCTCTCGGTCGACAGCTTCTGGCCGGCGGCCGTGTACGCCGCCGTCGCGCTTGCCGTGGTGAACGCGGTGGTGAGACCCGTGGTGCGGGTGCTGACGTTCCCGGTCACGCTGCTCACGCTCGGCCTGTTCGGCCTCGTCGTCAACGCGCTCATGCTGTACATCGTCGACTGGGTCGTTCCCGGCGTGAGCACCACGGGCTTCTGGCAGACCGTCGTTGCGAGCGTGCTCATCTCGTTCGCTTCGTCCGTCGCAGGCAAACTCCTCGAGGGTGACGATGACTGA
- a CDS encoding P-II family nitrogen regulator produces MDGCPAACEVLLPWRETTDHRRGAAMKGHTEIFRGAEYTVEFVPKVKIEIVVDDELAERSEDAIAKAARSGSIGDGKVFNYDCEAGSR; encoded by the coding sequence ATGGACGGGTGTCCCGCTGCTTGCGAAGTTCTTCTTCCATGGCGTGAGACCACCGACCACAGGAGAGGAGCTGCGATGAAGGGGCATACCGAGATCTTCCGCGGCGCGGAGTACACCGTGGAGTTCGTCCCAAAGGTCAAGATCGAGATCGTCGTGGACGACGAGCTGGCCGAGAGGTCCGAGGATGCCATCGCCAAGGCCGCCCGCAGCGGCAGCATCGGCGACGGCAAGGTCTTCAACTACGACTGCGAGGCCGGATCGCGCTGA
- a CDS encoding phosphoglycerate kinase translates to MFAKKTVKDIDVRGKRCLVRVDFNVPLSEGAVTDDTRVRAALPTIRYLIDHGARVILMSHLGRPKGAPDPQYSLRPVRRVLQRLLGRNVVFVDDIVGPEAQEAVARMVDGEVLMLENVRFHPGEKANDPEFAEALASLADIFVNDAFGAAHRAHASTAGVAQYLPAVAGLLLAREVDTLTSMLAEPERPFVAILGGSKVSDKIGVIDRLLECVDVLLIGGGMCFTFLVAKGVDVGESIVEQDWVERAGEMLKKASERGVDLMLPVDFVIADQIVEDAETKIVGREEIPEGMMGLDIGPTTGELYKGAIATARTIFWNGPMGVFELTPFETGTREVATAVARNNRAASIVGGGDSVAALKKFDLEERVTFVSTGGGAAMKLLEGTPLPGVETLLDKDA, encoded by the coding sequence ATGTTCGCGAAGAAGACCGTGAAAGACATCGACGTGCGCGGGAAGCGCTGCCTCGTGCGCGTCGATTTCAACGTGCCGCTGTCTGAAGGAGCGGTCACCGACGATACGCGGGTGCGGGCGGCGCTGCCGACGATCAGGTATCTCATCGACCACGGCGCGCGCGTGATACTCATGAGCCACCTCGGGCGGCCGAAAGGCGCGCCGGATCCGCAGTACAGCCTGCGGCCGGTCCGGCGCGTCTTGCAGCGTCTGCTGGGCCGCAACGTCGTGTTCGTCGACGACATCGTCGGACCCGAGGCGCAGGAGGCCGTCGCGCGCATGGTGGACGGCGAGGTCCTCATGCTCGAGAACGTCCGCTTCCACCCGGGCGAGAAGGCCAACGACCCGGAGTTCGCCGAGGCGCTGGCTTCCCTCGCCGACATCTTCGTGAACGACGCGTTCGGCGCCGCACACCGCGCGCATGCCTCGACGGCAGGCGTGGCGCAGTACCTGCCGGCGGTAGCGGGCCTGCTGCTCGCGCGCGAGGTCGACACGCTCACCTCGATGCTCGCCGAGCCCGAGCGGCCGTTCGTCGCCATCCTCGGCGGGTCGAAGGTCTCGGACAAGATCGGGGTGATCGATCGGCTCCTGGAGTGCGTGGACGTGCTGCTCATCGGCGGCGGCATGTGTTTCACCTTTCTCGTCGCGAAGGGCGTGGACGTCGGCGAGTCGATCGTCGAGCAGGACTGGGTCGAGCGCGCTGGCGAGATGCTGAAGAAGGCGAGCGAACGTGGCGTGGACCTGATGCTGCCGGTGGACTTCGTGATCGCCGACCAGATCGTCGAAGACGCCGAGACCAAGATCGTCGGGCGCGAGGAGATCCCGGAAGGGATGATGGGGCTCGACATCGGCCCAACCACGGGCGAGCTGTACAAAGGCGCCATCGCCACCGCGCGGACCATCTTCTGGAACGGCCCGATGGGCGTGTTCGAGCTCACGCCGTTCGAGACAGGCACGCGCGAGGTGGCGACCGCCGTCGCGCGCAACAACCGCGCCGCCTCGATCGTTGGCGGCGGAGACTCGGTAGCGGCCCTCAAGAAGTTCGACCTTGAGGAGCGCGTGACCTTCGTCTCGACCGGCGGCGGGGCGGCCATGAAGCTGCTCGAAGGAACGCCGCTCCCGGGCGTCGAAACGCTGCTCGACAAGGACGCCTGA
- the rapZ gene encoding RNase adapter RapZ, which yields MTEERVTADERRRAEGEARDLVIITGMSGAGRSEAMHTFEDLGYFCIDNLPPALIQQLVELTALPGSRVQRVAVVCDARGREFFSELAAALDALESSGHPYRLVYLTADDRTLVRRFKETRRRHPLSDECSLADGIRAERELLAPFASRADVTIDTSDMRPSELKSLIRERFAPIDEESALTVAVSSFGFKYGLPVDADIVMDVRFLPNPYYVPRLRSRTGLERPVRAYVLDQPETEEFLGRWYALLDHLLPGYVREGKAHLHVALGCTGGQHRSVVLAEQTADHLRKAGYPVNVSHRDIAKDRSRE from the coding sequence ATGACTGAGGAGCGCGTCACCGCCGACGAGCGACGTCGCGCCGAAGGCGAGGCACGGGACCTCGTGATCATCACGGGGATGTCGGGCGCTGGCCGCTCGGAGGCCATGCACACCTTCGAAGACCTGGGGTACTTCTGCATCGATAACCTGCCGCCTGCGCTCATCCAGCAGCTGGTGGAGCTGACAGCGCTGCCCGGGAGCCGCGTGCAACGCGTCGCGGTCGTGTGCGATGCGCGCGGACGGGAGTTCTTCTCCGAGCTCGCTGCCGCGCTCGACGCGCTCGAATCGTCCGGCCACCCGTACCGCCTCGTTTACCTCACGGCGGACGATCGCACGCTCGTCCGCCGCTTCAAGGAGACGCGTCGTCGGCACCCCCTCTCGGACGAGTGCTCTCTCGCCGACGGCATCCGGGCCGAACGGGAGCTGCTCGCGCCGTTCGCTTCGCGCGCCGACGTCACAATCGACACGAGCGACATGCGTCCGAGCGAGCTCAAGTCGCTCATCCGTGAACGGTTCGCGCCGATCGACGAGGAGTCTGCGCTGACGGTCGCCGTGTCGTCGTTCGGGTTCAAGTACGGGCTTCCGGTGGATGCGGACATCGTCATGGACGTGCGGTTCTTGCCGAACCCATACTACGTCCCGAGGCTCCGTTCGCGGACGGGGCTCGAGCGGCCGGTGCGTGCGTACGTGCTCGATCAGCCGGAGACCGAGGAGTTCCTCGGCAGGTGGTACGCGCTGCTCGACCACCTGCTGCCGGGCTACGTCCGCGAGGGCAAGGCCCATCTGCACGTCGCTCTCGGGTGCACCGGTGGCCAGCACAGGAGCGTCGTTCTGGCGGAGCAGACGGCGGATCATCTCCGCAAGGCAGGTTATCCAGTGAACGTCTCGCACCGCGACATCGCCAAGGACAGGAGCCGCGAGTGA
- the uvrC gene encoding excinuclease ABC subunit UvrC, with translation MPLPEDKRKLADVPDAPGVYLWKAADGAVLYVGKAKSLKKRMRQYVSGHDERERVPLLMEQAADYSFVVTENEVESLILENSLIKQFDPPFNVRYRDDKSFPFIALTMDDPFPAIKYTRERHREGTRYFGPYTDARAARETIEVARRIYPICRATCTQWKRVIAHGGDPVGTACFDYHVGKGPGVCVGAISREEYAQRVRAVAAFLEGKRADVVRELEEAMREAAANLEYERAARLRNSLEAVHRVLERQKVVSERPLHLDVFGIERAETISGVHVLLVREGRVLAGNEFVVEGGLDVPFGELVEGVLERYYADAPHVPREVLVPQAPASGETVSEWLSSVRGSRVRVIVPQRGLKRDLLGLASENARFALARYKHRTRYDEERTNRALLELESALALPAPPLRIECYDISTLHGADSVGSMVVFSGGRPDKAAYRRFRVRLATGEANDVAMMREVLLRRFRRARSGDERFATLPDLLIVDGGRPQLSAALSALDEAGVAVPVVALAKREEEVFVPGWDEPVRLPDASPGLMLLKRVRDEAHRFAIEHHRAVRSTRAVASQLDAIPGVGPSRKKALLARFGSLKRLKAASVEEIAQVPGIGKATAARVLEALRAAEEPSQRRP, from the coding sequence ATGCCGCTGCCGGAGGACAAGCGGAAGCTTGCCGACGTGCCGGACGCGCCCGGCGTGTACCTCTGGAAGGCGGCCGATGGCGCGGTGCTCTACGTCGGCAAGGCCAAGTCGCTCAAGAAGCGTATGCGGCAGTACGTAAGCGGGCATGACGAGCGCGAGCGCGTGCCGCTCCTGATGGAGCAGGCGGCGGACTACTCGTTCGTCGTGACAGAGAACGAGGTCGAGAGCCTCATCCTCGAGAACTCGCTCATCAAGCAGTTCGACCCGCCGTTCAACGTCCGCTACCGCGACGACAAGTCGTTCCCGTTCATCGCGCTCACGATGGACGACCCGTTCCCGGCCATCAAGTACACGCGCGAGCGGCACCGGGAAGGCACGCGGTACTTCGGGCCGTACACCGACGCGCGGGCCGCGCGGGAGACGATCGAGGTGGCGCGGCGCATCTACCCGATATGCCGCGCAACCTGCACGCAGTGGAAGCGGGTGATCGCACACGGCGGCGATCCCGTGGGTACGGCGTGCTTCGACTACCACGTGGGGAAGGGGCCGGGCGTGTGCGTGGGCGCGATCTCGCGCGAGGAGTACGCGCAGCGGGTGCGGGCGGTGGCCGCGTTCCTCGAAGGCAAGCGCGCGGACGTCGTGCGCGAGCTCGAAGAAGCCATGCGCGAGGCGGCAGCGAATCTCGAGTACGAGCGGGCCGCCAGGCTCAGGAACTCGCTCGAGGCGGTGCATCGGGTGCTCGAGCGGCAGAAGGTCGTCTCCGAAAGGCCGCTTCACCTCGACGTGTTCGGCATCGAGCGCGCTGAGACGATCTCGGGGGTGCACGTGCTGCTTGTACGCGAGGGGCGTGTGCTTGCTGGCAATGAGTTCGTCGTGGAAGGCGGCCTGGACGTGCCGTTCGGCGAGCTCGTCGAAGGCGTCCTCGAGCGCTACTACGCTGACGCGCCGCATGTGCCAAGAGAGGTGCTCGTGCCGCAGGCGCCTGCAAGCGGCGAGACCGTGAGCGAGTGGCTGTCGTCCGTGCGGGGAAGCCGCGTTCGCGTGATCGTGCCGCAGCGGGGGCTCAAGCGCGACCTTCTCGGCCTCGCGTCCGAGAATGCCCGGTTCGCGCTCGCCCGGTACAAGCACCGGACGCGCTACGACGAGGAGCGCACCAACCGCGCGCTGCTCGAGCTGGAAAGCGCACTTGCGTTGCCCGCCCCGCCGCTCCGCATCGAGTGCTACGACATCTCGACGCTGCACGGCGCCGACTCGGTGGGCTCGATGGTCGTGTTCTCGGGAGGACGGCCCGACAAGGCCGCCTACCGGCGGTTTCGCGTGCGGCTCGCGACGGGCGAGGCGAACGACGTGGCGATGATGCGCGAGGTGCTCCTGCGGCGCTTCCGGCGCGCTCGCAGCGGGGACGAGCGCTTCGCGACGCTTCCAGACCTCCTCATCGTCGACGGTGGCAGGCCGCAGCTTTCGGCTGCGCTGTCGGCGCTCGACGAGGCGGGCGTGGCCGTTCCCGTCGTGGCCCTCGCGAAGCGGGAAGAGGAGGTGTTCGTGCCGGGCTGGGACGAGCCCGTGCGGCTTCCCGACGCGTCGCCCGGGCTGATGCTCCTCAAGCGCGTGCGCGACGAGGCACACCGCTTCGCCATCGAACACCACCGGGCCGTCCGCAGCACGCGTGCCGTGGCGTCGCAGCTCGATGCGATCCCCGGTGTCGGTCCTTCGCGGAAGAAGGCGCTGCTTGCCCGCTTCGGGTCGCTCAAACGTCTGAAGGCCGCGAGCGTCGAGGAGATCGCTCAGGTCCCTGGCATCGGGAAGGCCACCGCCGCACGCGTCCTCGAGGCGCTGCGGGCGGCCGAGGAGCCGTCGCAGCGCCGGCCGTAG
- a CDS encoding gluconeogenesis factor YvcK family protein, producing MSGVRKAVAIGGGTGLPLVLSCLVSAGFETSAVVTMADDGGSSGRLRAELGVLPPGDIRNCLVALAPSGEILAQLFQYRFPRGEGLAGHALGNLIIAALADMTGDFARAVQMAGELLQVRGRVLPSTLADVTLHAETTSGERVSGQARVARAPARIARVTLEPARPPAYAPALDAIREADVVIVGPGSLYTSVIPNLLVDGIPEALRDSASRVVYVCNVANQRGETHGMDAADHLQALVDHGLARADVVVVHDTDTTSPAAEVEPVDAGAAVRTRIQTMGAEVLAADVVDASNPRHHDPALLCAVLRRVV from the coding sequence GTGAGCGGCGTGCGGAAGGCGGTCGCGATCGGAGGCGGGACGGGGCTCCCTCTCGTCCTGTCGTGCCTCGTCTCCGCCGGCTTCGAGACGAGCGCAGTCGTGACGATGGCGGACGACGGCGGCTCCTCCGGCCGTCTGCGCGCGGAGCTGGGCGTCCTGCCGCCCGGCGACATCCGGAACTGCCTCGTGGCGCTCGCGCCCTCAGGCGAGATTCTCGCGCAACTGTTCCAGTACCGCTTCCCGCGAGGGGAGGGGCTTGCAGGACACGCGCTCGGCAACCTCATCATCGCAGCCTTGGCCGACATGACGGGAGACTTCGCGCGCGCGGTGCAGATGGCAGGCGAGCTGCTGCAGGTGCGCGGCCGCGTGCTGCCGAGCACGCTCGCCGACGTCACGCTGCACGCTGAGACGACCTCAGGAGAACGTGTGAGCGGTCAGGCGCGCGTTGCTCGCGCTCCTGCGCGCATCGCTCGCGTGACCCTTGAGCCTGCACGCCCTCCGGCCTACGCCCCGGCGCTCGACGCGATACGCGAGGCCGACGTGGTCATCGTCGGTCCCGGCAGCCTGTACACGAGCGTGATCCCGAACCTGCTGGTTGACGGTATACCCGAGGCGCTGCGTGATTCAGCGAGCCGAGTGGTGTACGTCTGCAACGTCGCCAACCAGCGAGGCGAGACGCACGGCATGGACGCCGCCGACCACCTCCAGGCGCTCGTCGACCACGGTCTGGCGAGGGCGGACGTCGTCGTCGTCCACGACACGGACACGACAAGTCCGGCTGCGGAAGTCGAACCGGTGGATGCAGGTGCCGCAGTGCGGACACGCATCCAGACGATGGGTGCCGAGGTGCTCGCGGCAGACGTCGTGGACGCATCCAACCCACGGCACCACGACCCGGCGCTCCTCTGCGCGGTGCTGAGGAGGGTCGTGTAG
- the whiA gene encoding DNA-binding protein WhiA, with protein MSFTAEVKEELSRVEGRRACCARAELSALVRVEGTLHLGGTGRLRLEIATETAPVARKTIKLLHSLYGLTTELTVRRSVLHKSNNYLITVPAQPKLEEALADLGILGDDRALMHGVPPALVKRDCCAIAYLRGAFLGGGFVADPHGDFHFELTAETEQIADDLAALMGRFDMQAKVAKRRGSYAVYLKGAEPIVTFLAHVGAHRALLRTEDVRIMKGIRNEINRLVNAETANLEKSADAAMQQIEAIKTIAAVRGIETLPPALREMAELRLANPDATLKELGELADPPLTKSAVYHRIRRLVKIAEDLAPPRRRRGAAR; from the coding sequence GTGTCCTTCACGGCGGAGGTCAAAGAGGAGCTCTCGCGCGTGGAAGGGCGCCGAGCTTGCTGCGCTCGTGCGGAGCTCTCCGCCCTGGTGCGCGTCGAGGGCACGCTGCACCTCGGCGGAACCGGCCGGCTGCGCCTGGAGATCGCGACCGAGACCGCACCGGTGGCGCGCAAGACGATCAAGCTGCTGCACTCCCTGTACGGCCTCACGACGGAGCTCACGGTGCGGCGGTCGGTGCTGCACAAGTCCAACAACTACCTCATCACCGTCCCTGCGCAACCGAAGCTCGAAGAGGCGCTCGCCGATCTGGGCATCCTCGGCGATGATCGGGCGCTCATGCACGGGGTCCCGCCAGCGCTCGTCAAGCGCGACTGCTGTGCGATCGCATACCTCAGAGGCGCGTTCCTCGGCGGCGGGTTCGTCGCCGATCCGCACGGCGACTTCCACTTCGAGCTCACCGCGGAGACCGAGCAGATCGCCGACGACCTCGCCGCGCTCATGGGCCGTTTCGACATGCAGGCGAAAGTCGCGAAGCGGCGTGGATCGTACGCGGTGTACCTGAAAGGCGCCGAGCCGATCGTGACCTTCCTCGCGCACGTAGGGGCCCACCGCGCTCTGCTAAGGACCGAAGACGTGCGCATCATGAAGGGCATCCGAAACGAGATCAACCGGCTGGTGAACGCTGAGACCGCGAATCTCGAGAAGAGCGCGGACGCGGCGATGCAGCAGATCGAGGCCATCAAGACGATCGCCGCGGTCCGGGGCATCGAGACTTTGCCGCCGGCGCTTCGCGAGATGGCGGAGCTCAGGCTTGCCAACCCGGACGCGACACTCAAAGAGCTGGGCGAGCTCGCCGATCCGCCGCTCACGAAGTCCGCCGTCTACCACCGCATACGGCGCCTGGTGAAGATCGCCGAAGACCTGGCTCCGCCGCGCAGGCGCCGAGGCGCGGCGCGGTAG
- the gap gene encoding type I glyceraldehyde-3-phosphate dehydrogenase, with amino-acid sequence MTIRVGINGFGRIGRLVYRAAFDDPSIEVVAVNDLTDASTLAHLLKYDSVHRAFAHDVKAADGAFVVDGREVKVLAERDPAALPWKALGVDVVVESTGRFTDATKAAAHRDAGAKKVIISAPAKNEDITIVIGVNDDRYDPDRHHIISNASCTTNCLAPFAKVLHDTFGIKRGYMNTIHAYTNDQNILDLPHKDLRRARAAAMSIIPTSTGAAKAIGLVMPDLVGKLDGIAMRVPTPDGSVVDLVAELERPATKDAINAAMKAAAEGPMKGILQYCEDPIVSGDVIGNPASSIFDSLQTMVMGGEGTFVKCVSWYDNEWGYSNRVVDLIRMIG; translated from the coding sequence GTGACGATCAGAGTCGGCATCAACGGGTTTGGCAGGATAGGACGGCTCGTCTACCGCGCTGCGTTCGACGACCCGTCCATCGAGGTCGTGGCCGTGAACGACCTCACCGACGCGTCCACGCTCGCACATCTGCTCAAGTACGACTCGGTGCACCGTGCGTTCGCGCACGACGTGAAGGCAGCGGACGGTGCGTTCGTCGTCGACGGTCGCGAAGTGAAGGTGCTGGCGGAGCGCGATCCCGCGGCGCTTCCGTGGAAGGCGCTCGGCGTGGACGTCGTCGTGGAGTCGACCGGCCGCTTCACGGACGCGACGAAAGCGGCGGCTCACCGCGATGCGGGAGCCAAGAAGGTCATCATCTCGGCGCCTGCGAAGAACGAAGACATCACCATCGTGATCGGCGTGAACGACGATCGCTACGACCCGGACCGGCACCACATCATCTCGAACGCCTCGTGCACGACGAACTGCCTCGCACCGTTCGCGAAGGTGCTGCACGACACCTTCGGGATCAAGCGCGGCTACATGAACACGATCCACGCGTACACGAACGACCAGAACATCCTCGATCTGCCACACAAGGACCTCAGGCGCGCTCGTGCGGCGGCGATGTCGATCATCCCGACCTCCACTGGCGCAGCCAAAGCGATCGGGCTCGTCATGCCGGACCTGGTCGGCAAGCTCGACGGCATCGCGATGCGCGTCCCGACCCCGGACGGCTCGGTCGTCGACCTCGTCGCTGAACTCGAGCGGCCTGCCACGAAGGACGCCATCAACGCTGCGATGAAGGCGGCGGCCGAGGGACCGATGAAGGGCATCTTGCAGTACTGCGAGGACCCGATCGTATCGGGCGACGTCATCGGCAATCCTGCGTCTTCGATCTTCGACTCGCTCCAGACCATGGTCATGGGCGGGGAAGGCACGTTCGTCAAGTGCGTGTCGTGGTACGACAACGAGTGGGGCTACTCCAACCGCGTCGTCGACCTCATCCGCATGATCGGGTGA
- the uvrA gene encoding excinuclease ABC subunit UvrA, which yields MPLDRISIRGAREHNLKGFDLDIPRDKLVVITGLSGSGKSSLAFDTIYAEGQRRYVESLSAYARQFLGQMDKPDVDHIEGLSPAVSIDQKTTSRNPRSTVGTVTEIYDYLRLLFARIGVPHCPVCGRLIERQTSDEIVDAILAMPVGTRLQVLAPVVKGRKGEHQRLLQELRAEGFTRVRVDGEARSLDEEIELDKKVKHTIEVVVDRIIIKDGVASRLAESVEMALKLSGGTVIVAVVDGEEVAYSQALACPEHGFSMDELQPRDFSFNAPYGACPVCSGLGSRMEVDPDLVVPDPTLTVAEGAIKPFSGNLNYYPQLLEAVARHLGADVDTPWKDLPETVREKLLHGLGDERIRLDYVTRDGRETFWYTRYEGALNAVMRRYQESESEQVKEKLEEYMALVPCPACGGARLKPEILAVTVGGRNIHEVTQLSAKSSLAFFEALELTDREQQIAARVVKEIVERLRFLVDVGLDYLTLDRATGTLSGGEAQRIRLATQIGSGLMGVLYILDEPSIGLHQRDNARLIATMERLRDLGNTVIVVEHDEETIRAADHVIDMGPGAGEHGGEIVCQGTPEDIMACPESLTGAYLSGRASIPVPERRRAAERGHLRVVGAREHNLRGIDVDIPLGNFVVVTGVSGSGKSSLVADTLAPALSNAVHRARRRAGKHDRIEGVEAIDKVIVIDQSPIGRTPRSNPATYTGLWDDVRALLASTPEARARGYAPGRFSFNVRGGRCEACKGDGQIKIEMHFLPDVYVRCEVCKGKRYNRETLQVTYRGKTVSDILEMSVEEALAFFENIPPLRRKLQTLHDVGLGYVRLGQPATTLSGGEAQRVKLASELQRRSTGRTFYILDEPTTGLHFDDVRQLLQVLHRLVDAGNTVLVIEHNLDVIKSADWVIDLGPEGGDRGGEVVCVGTPEDIAAHPASHTGRFLAPVLAGKGATVRPEEV from the coding sequence GTGCCCCTCGACCGCATCTCCATCCGCGGGGCCCGTGAGCACAACCTCAAGGGCTTCGACCTCGACATACCGCGCGACAAGCTCGTGGTCATCACCGGCCTCTCTGGGTCCGGGAAGTCCTCGCTCGCGTTCGACACGATCTACGCCGAAGGTCAGCGCCGCTACGTCGAGTCGCTCTCGGCGTACGCTCGCCAGTTCCTTGGCCAGATGGACAAGCCCGACGTCGACCACATCGAAGGGCTGTCCCCTGCGGTTTCGATCGACCAGAAGACCACGAGCCGCAACCCTCGTTCGACGGTGGGCACGGTCACGGAGATCTACGACTACCTGCGTCTGCTGTTCGCCCGGATCGGCGTCCCGCACTGCCCGGTGTGCGGCCGTCTGATCGAGCGTCAGACGTCTGACGAGATCGTCGACGCGATCCTCGCGATGCCGGTAGGCACGCGCCTGCAGGTCCTCGCGCCGGTGGTGAAGGGAAGGAAAGGCGAACATCAGCGGCTGCTGCAGGAGCTGCGCGCGGAAGGGTTCACGCGCGTGCGCGTGGACGGTGAAGCGCGCTCGCTCGACGAGGAGATCGAGCTCGACAAGAAGGTGAAGCACACCATCGAGGTGGTGGTCGACCGCATCATCATCAAAGACGGTGTCGCGTCTCGTCTCGCTGAGAGCGTGGAGATGGCGCTCAAGCTCTCGGGCGGCACCGTGATCGTGGCCGTCGTCGATGGCGAGGAGGTCGCGTATTCGCAGGCGCTCGCGTGCCCGGAGCACGGCTTCTCGATGGACGAGCTGCAGCCGCGCGACTTCTCGTTCAACGCCCCGTACGGCGCGTGCCCGGTGTGCTCGGGGCTGGGCAGCCGGATGGAGGTCGATCCCGACCTCGTGGTGCCGGACCCGACGCTCACCGTCGCCGAAGGAGCCATCAAGCCGTTCTCAGGCAACCTCAACTACTACCCCCAGCTCCTCGAGGCGGTAGCGCGGCACCTCGGCGCTGACGTCGACACCCCGTGGAAGGACCTGCCCGAGACGGTGCGGGAGAAGCTCCTTCACGGGCTCGGCGACGAGCGGATTCGCCTCGACTACGTCACCCGCGACGGCCGCGAGACCTTCTGGTACACGCGCTACGAGGGAGCGCTGAACGCCGTGATGCGGCGCTACCAGGAGTCGGAGTCCGAGCAGGTCAAAGAGAAGCTCGAGGAGTACATGGCGCTCGTCCCGTGCCCCGCGTGCGGCGGCGCGCGTCTGAAACCGGAGATCCTCGCGGTGACCGTCGGCGGCCGCAACATCCACGAGGTGACGCAGCTCTCGGCGAAGTCCTCGCTCGCGTTCTTCGAGGCGCTCGAGCTCACGGATCGCGAGCAGCAGATCGCAGCGCGCGTGGTGAAGGAGATCGTCGAGCGCCTGCGGTTCTTGGTGGACGTCGGCCTCGATTACCTCACGCTCGATCGCGCCACCGGGACGCTTTCCGGCGGGGAGGCGCAGCGCATCCGTCTTGCGACGCAGATCGGCTCCGGGCTGATGGGCGTGCTCTACATCCTGGACGAGCCCTCGATCGGGCTGCACCAGCGCGACAACGCGCGGCTCATCGCGACGATGGAGCGGCTGCGCGACCTCGGCAACACGGTCATCGTGGTGGAGCACGACGAGGAGACCATCCGCGCGGCCGACCACGTCATCGACATGGGGCCAGGTGCCGGTGAGCATGGCGGAGAGATCGTCTGCCAAGGGACGCCCGAGGACATCATGGCATGCCCTGAATCGCTCACGGGCGCCTACCTCTCCGGCCGCGCATCCATTCCCGTTCCTGAGCGGCGGCGGGCGGCGGAGCGTGGGCATCTGCGCGTCGTGGGCGCGCGTGAGCACAACCTGCGCGGTATCGACGTCGACATCCCTCTGGGCAACTTCGTGGTCGTCACGGGGGTGAGCGGCTCGGGCAAGAGCTCGCTCGTGGCCGACACGCTCGCGCCTGCCCTCTCGAACGCGGTGCATCGCGCGCGGCGGCGCGCCGGGAAGCACGACCGCATCGAGGGCGTCGAGGCCATCGACAAGGTCATCGTCATCGACCAGTCTCCGATCGGCCGAACGCCCCGCTCCAACCCGGCGACCTACACTGGGCTGTGGGACGACGTTCGGGCGCTGCTCGCTTCGACGCCGGAGGCCCGGGCGCGCGGCTACGCTCCGGGGAGATTCTCGTTCAACGTGCGCGGCGGCCGGTGCGAGGCGTGCAAGGGCGATGGGCAGATCAAGATCGAGATGCACTTCCTGCCGGACGTGTACGTGCGGTGCGAGGTCTGCAAGGGCAAGCGCTACAACCGCGAGACGTTGCAGGTCACCTACCGCGGCAAGACCGTCTCGGACATCCTCGAGATGTCGGTGGAAGAGGCGCTCGCGTTCTTCGAGAACATACCGCCGCTGCGCCGGAAACTGCAGACCCTGCACGACGTGGGGCTCGGTTACGTGCGGCTGGGCCAGCCGGCGACGACGCTTTCCGGCGGCGAGGCGCAGCGGGTGAAGCTCGCGAGCGAGCTGCAGCGGCGGAGCACCGGGCGCACGTTCTACATCCTGGACGAGCCGACGACCGGCCTGCACTTCGACGACGTGCGGCAGCTCTTGCAGGTGCTGCACCGGTTGGTAGACGCTGGGAACACCGTGCTTGTGATCGAGCACAACCTCGACGTCATCAAGTCGGCCGACTGGGTCATCGACCTCGGTCCTGAAGGCGGCGATCGGGGCGGTGAGGTGGTGTGCGTAGGTACGCCGGAGGACATCGCTGCGCATCCCGCGTCGCACACGGGACGGTTCCTCGCGCCGGTGCTCGCCGGCAAGGGCGCGACAGTGAGGCCGGAGGAGGTCTGA